A stretch of Vigna angularis cultivar LongXiaoDou No.4 chromosome 4, ASM1680809v1, whole genome shotgun sequence DNA encodes these proteins:
- the LOC108331959 gene encoding transmembrane 9 superfamily member 11: protein MEYFAQFGMWVTLILFLTFQIQPNYGFYLPGSYPHKYVVTDELWVKVNSLTSIDTEMPFSYYSLPFCKPEGGIKDSAENLGELLMGDRIENSPYRFKMHTNESEIYLCRVESLSGDQFKILKERIDEMYQVNLILDNLPAIRFTQKEGYFMRWTGYPVGVKIEDAYYVFNHLKFNVLVHKYEETNVARVMGTGDGAEMIPVGKEDSSEKPGYMVVGFEVIPCSIMHNADMAKNLKMYDKYPSSIRCDPATVAMPIKEGQPLVFSYEVTFEESDIKWPSRWDAYLKMEGAKVHWFSILNSLMVITFLAGIVLVIFLRTVRRDLTRYEELDKEAQAQMNEELSGWKLVVGDVFRAPSNPALLCVMVGDGVQILGMSVVTILFAALGFMSPASRGTLITGMLFFYMILGIAAGYVSVRLWRTIAFGDQKGWVSIAWKAACFFPGISFLILTTLNFLLWGSHSTGAIPFSLFVILILLWFCISVPLTLVGGYFGAKAPHIEYPVRTNQIPREIPQQKYPSWLLVLGAGTLPFGTLFIELFFIMSSIWMGRVYYVFGFLFVVLILLVLVCAEVSLVLTYMHLCVEDWKWWWKSFFASGSVALYIFLYSINYLVFDLKSLSGPVSATLYLGYSLFMVLAIMLSTGTIGFLSSFWFIHYLFSSVKLD, encoded by the coding sequence ATGGAATATTTTGCACAATTTGGGATGTGGGTGACCTTGATCTTGTTCttgacatttcaaattcaaccCAATTATGGGTTCTACCTTCCTGGTAGTTATCCCCACAAGTATGTTGTCACGGATGAGTTGTGGGTGAAAGTGAATTCGCTTACTTCCATTGACACAGAGATGCCCTTTAGCTATTACAGTTTGCCCTTTTGCAAACCTGAGGGAGGTATCAAGGACAGTGCTGAGAATCTTGGGGAACTCCTCATGGGTGACAGAATAGAGAACTCTCCCTACAGGTTTAAGATGCACACAAATGAATCTGAGATTTACTTGTGCCGGGTGGAGTCATTGTCCGGGGATCAGTTCAAGATCTTGAAGGAGAGGATTGACGAGATGTATCAGGTTAACTTGATTCTTGATAATTTACCTGCTATCAGGTTCACACAGAAAGAAGGGTACTTTATGAGATGGACGGGGTACCCTGTTGGTGTTAAGATCGAGGATGCTTATTATGTGTTTAACCATCTCAAGTTCAATGTTCTTGTTCACAAGTATGAGGAGACCAATGTGGCTCGAGTAATGGGGACCGGCGATGGCGCAGAAATGATCCCTGTTGGCAAGGAGGACTCTTCTGAGAAGCCTGGATACATGGTTGTGGGGTTCGAGGTGATTCCTTGCAGTATCATGCATAATGCTGATATGGCTAAAAACTTGAAGATGTATGACAAGTATCCCTCGTCTATCCGATGCGATCCGGCCACTGTGGCAATGCCTATCAAAGAGGGTCAGCCTCTTGTTTTCAGTTACGAGGTGACCTTTGAGGAGAGTGACATCAAGTGGCCATCTAGATGGGATGCCTACTTAAAGATGGAGGGAGCTAAAGTGCATTGGTTCTCTATCCTCAATTCGCTTATGGTGATCACTTTTCTTGCTGGTATTGTTCTTGTGATCTTCCTGAGAACTGTTAGGAGAGATCTGACCCGTTATGAGGAGCTGGACAAGGAGGCTCAAGCACAGATGAATGAAGAGTTATCTGGTTGGAAGCTTGTGGTGGGAGATGTTTTCCGTGCTCCATCGAATCCTGCTTTGTTGTGTGTGATGGTTGGGGATGGGGTTCAGATTCTTGGTATGTCTGTTGTGACAATTTTGTTTGCTGCACTAGGATTCATGTCACCAGCATCTCGCGGAACACTGATCACAGGTATGCTGTTTTTCTACATGATACTTGGTATTGCTGCTGGCTATGTCTCAGTTCGGTTGTGGAGGACAATTGCCTTTGGAGATCAGAAGGGCTGGGTTTCGATCGCATGGAAGGCCGCGTGTTTCTTCCCAGGAATTTCCTTCTTGATCCTCACAACCTTGAACTTCCTTTTGTGGGGAAGCCACAGCACTGGAGCCATTCCATTTTCACTCTTTGTGATACTAATCTTGCTTTGGTTCTGCATATCTGTACCCCTTACCCTTGTTGGTGGCTACTTCGGAGCCAAGGCACCCCACATTGAGTATCCAGTGCGAACCAACCAAATTCCTCGTGAAATTCCCCAGCAAAAGTACCCATCATGGCTGTTAGTTCTTGGTGCTGGCACCCTTCCATTTGGCACCTTGTTCATTGAGCTCTTTTTTATCATGTCTAGCATTTGGATGGGTCGAGTTTACTATGTCTTCGGGTTCCTCTTCGTTGTTCTGATCCTTCTTGTGCTGGTTTGTGCTGAGGTATCTTTAGTTCTTACTTACATGCACCTGTGTGTGGAGGATTGGAAATGGTGGTGGAAATCTTTCTTTGCCTCCGGTTCTGTTGCCTTGTACATCTTTCTGTACTCTATTAACTATCTTGTGTTTGATCTCAAGAGTTTGAGTGGTCCTGTGTCTGCTACTCTGTACTTGGGATACTCACTCTTCATGGTTCTAGCAATCATGCTCTCTACAGGCACAATTGGGTTCCTCTCTTCATTCTGGTTCATTCATTACTTGTTCTCTTCAGTCAAGTTGGATTGA